The genomic interval CTCAGATGTATCAGTAGTAAAAATTACAAATTACTGGAGACTTGCAGCTTTTTGAAGTTAGTTATATCCTCATAATGCTGAGAATAAACTTGGAAACTTATATTGATTCGTAGTATGAATGCGTAAATTATGACAAAGTTCTCTAATTAAGCTTGATTAACACAGCAAACTTTTAGAGAAAAGTTGCCTGCGAAATAGAGTAAAGCATGTTAAAAAGATTAACTAACAACAAAATCACTACTTTTAAAGGAAAAATAGCTCAAGTTGATTACCGAAGTATCAGAAAAATTTTAGGGTAGAGACAATTGTTGAAAAACAGCCCAAAAGTAAGAAAAAAGCTTAAGTTTACTTGGTCAAACAAGTAAAAAGTTCGCAAGTATGAGGTATTGGTTTCAATGGCGCTGCCTATTGTGTCTGTTCCCGTGAAGAAAAAACAGAAACCGTCTTTGGCACTGACGCTCTCGGCTACTGGTTTATTAATTATTGGTGGCGGAGTAGCCTATAGATTGTTCAGCCAAGGGCATTTTTCTGGAAATTTATTAGTAGGTGCAAATATTATCCCGAATGATGCACTGTTTGCTGCTTCTGTGACTACAGATCCCAAACAATGGCAGAAATTGCAGGAATTCGGCACAAAAGAATCGCAAGCACAACTTAATCAAACTTTAATGCAGTTGCGCGATCGCTTTCTGACGAATAATGGTTTTAATTTTGAGCAAGATATTCAACCTTGGGTAGACAAAGAAGTTACCTTGGCGATTTTAGCTCCCGAAACAAATCAGTCTAAGCCTGTAGCTACCGATAGCCTTACACCTGACAGCCAGCAGTCAATGGTGATGGTTTTACCTGTGAAAAATTCAGACTTAGCGCAAAAAATTTTGGCACAACCCAAAGCCTTAAAAACCGGGAAATGGATTGACCGCACCTATCAGGGAGTCCCCATCAAACAAAGCGAAGGGGAATTTGGGACAAACCTTTCTGCCACATTACTCGATAAACGCTTCCTGGTGATTACCGATAACCCGAAAGCCACGGAACGGGCAATTGATGCCTACAAACATCAAACATCCTTGGCAACAGTTGGCAGTTTCGCTGAGAATTTCCCCAAAATCTCTGAGTCTAATTCTTTTGCCCAATTTTACATCAACGTCCCAAATGCTGCCAAAATTGCCACTAAAGCTCCCAATCGACGTTTACCAGCCCAAGTTTTGGCACAATTGCAAAATAACCAAGGTTTAGCGGGGGCGATTAGTTTAGAGTCAGATGGCATACGCTTAAAGGGCGTTTCGTGGCTGAATCCTCAAAGCCAGCGTCTACTGTCGGTGGATAACTCAGCAGGTAATATGCAGCAGCGAATGCCAGCAGAAACCTTGATGATGTTATCTGGTAGTAATTTACAACGGCTGTGGGGTGACTATATTCTCACATCCCAAGGAAATCCGCTTTCACCCGTATCTCCAGAACAATTACGTAGCGGGGTGAAATCGCTGACGAGTCTTGATTTAGAACGAGATTTACTCAGTTGGATGAAAGGTGAGTTTGCTGTCTCGCTGATTCCCAACGTTCAAAACAACGGCGCACCAGGAGATTTTAGGGCTGGATTGGTATTCATGGTTAAAGCCAGCGATCGCAAATTAGCTGAAGCATCTCTCCAAAAGCTAGATGACATCATTAAAACTCAATACCAATTCCAAATTCAACCAGGAACAGTTGCAGGTCAACCTGTTGTTAACTGGATTGGGCCTTTCGGCACTTTAACAGCCAGCCACGGCTGGTTAGATCAAGATACTGCGTTCATGGTATTAGGCGCTCCCGTTACCGATAAAATTGTGCCTAAACCCACTAGCACATTAGCCAGCAATCTTGCATATCAACAAACTGTGCCGACAGAGTTGAATCCCACAAATAGTGCATTTTTTATAGATGTCGAACGCATGGTAAATAACTTTACCCTCAATACCCTATTTCCCAAACAAAGAACTTTTTTAGAAGCGACTCGTTCCATTGGCGCAACAACCTCAGTGAGTGACAGCCGCAGTACCCGCTATGATATATTTCTCTCTCTGAAAAAATCGACCAATGCAGCCACTGTACCTAATTCAGAGAATCATCCCAACATCAGTAGTTCCAAACCTTAAATTCAACATAAATATATAGATTAAGGGAAGCATGATGATCATGCTTCCCTTAAAGTATTGCTTGTAAATAAACAAGCTAGAATAAATTGATTTTAGTAAGCTAAAGTTTCTAAAGTTTCTCTTAAATACTTTTGTACTTGTTGTTCCAGGCGCAAACCTTGTAATTGGGTATTACGTTCTAGTTGCCAACGTTGGAAACCGGAACTAGCCGCGATCGCACATTTAAGGCTATACCAAATTTCGGTATCTGCGGGATATTGGAGATTACTAGCAGCAGAAGTTGGAGTCATAGTCCCTGATTCCTCAACTTTTAAAGTTATGGCAGTTTTCATTGTGAGCAAATACGAATCAGTCTGAATGAGACAGCGTATACTCTGCGAAGAAATTGATTAGGTTCTGATTTTTAGGGCTGCTGCGAGTTTCTATTGCTCCCGATGAAGGATTGAAACAACCTGGGTAAAATTTGATTAACTTGCACCCCTAAAATAGTGAAATCATGCTTGATATTTTCTAAAGATAACGGTTCGATGGCAGCAAATTCTGTGTCATTAGTCACTAAAATCCGTGCCACACTCACGGGAACTTGTAAAAATAAATTACTTGCTAAAAAAGCTACAGCAGCTAAAAGTAAGCCTAAGCTATGCCATTGCGGCAAAAAGCTGACTAAATGTTGCATTTGGGGTACAACTTTGTAAAGCTGCCACAAGATGACCGTTAATATTATGGCGGACACCAGAGACAACACCCGGTTTAATTTAGTATTAATTAAACAAAGTATCTTGCGCTGTTGTTCTGTTAAATTTTCGGGTTTGAGAGCGATCCCTAAAAGAGAATATATATAAAATGGGCGGCGTAGCTGCATCCACAATAGTGGAGTAACGCCAACAGTGGCGACTAACAATATTTCTCCCCACACCGGGAAGAGTGGTTCACCGATCGCCAAGGACAATAAGCACAAAACCAAGAAAAATGGCAGTGTCGCTAATCCAGCAATGTGAATCCACAATATAGGGTCAGAGCGAAACGAAGACATACTGTAAGTGCTGAGTTTAAAGTGCTGAGTGCTGAGTTGGAAGTTTTGCGTGTGGAACCTAGCTTATTTTCAGTTCGACACACTTCAACTTTCACTGAAACTCAGCACTTAGTGTTAACCACTATCTTGTCAATGTGAGGGTACGACGTTTTGTCACCATCTGGTAGGCTTCAATAATGTCGCCTTCTACCCAGTCATGGAATTTATCGACGTTAATACCGCATTCATAACCGGCATTGACTTCCCGAACATCGTCTTTGATCCGTTTGAGAGAATCAAGGACTCCTTCGTAGACGACTTTACCGCCACGACGCACACGCAGTTTGCAGTTACGTACCAGCTTGCCAGACTGCACATAACAGCCAGCAACGGCTCCTTTACCCACTGGGAAGACAGCACGGACTTCGCACTGACCAAGGGCTTCTTCCACCAACTCTGGTTCCAACAGACCTTCCAAGGCTCCTTGGATATCTTCGAGGAGTTTATAGATGATGTTATACTCCCGGACATCCACACCAGCCTCATCAGCAGCTTGTCTTGCGCCACTGGCGTAGGTGGTGTTAAAGCCAATGATGACTGCGTTACTAGCAGCAGCTAAGTCAATGTCTGTTTGGGTGATTTCCCCAGCCGATGCTAACAGCATCCGAATCTGCACTTCGTTTTGGGGGATTTGCTTCAGCGAACCAATAATCGCTTCGACAGAACCTTGCACGTCGCCTTTGAGGATTAAGTTGAGTTCCTTCAACTCGCCTTCTTGAGCTTGTGCCGATAGGGTAGTTAGGGTGACACGTCCCTGCAACAGTCGTGATAGACGTTGTTTGTCGGCGCGATCGCCTGCAATACTCCGGGCTTCTTTTTCATTCTCGAAGACCTCGAAGTCATCCCCTGCGGCAGGTACATCACTTAACCCCAACACCTCAACCGCAAAGGAAGGTGTGGCTGCTTCGACTCTCCGTCCACGGTCATCGACCATTGCCCGGACTTTACCAAAGGCTGAACCTGCCACGAGCATATCTCCGACGTGGAGACTACCGTTTTGAATCAACAAGGTAGCAACTGCACCCTTGGCTTTATCCAGGTGGGCTTCAATCACAGTACCTTTAGCTAGGCGATCGGGGTTGGCTGAGAGTTCTTCAACTTCTGCCACCAACAAAATCATTTCCAGGAGTGTATCGAGGTTTTCACCCTTAATCGCACTGACTGGCACCATGATGGTTTCGCCGCCCCATTCTTCTGGGGTTAAGCCATATTGTGTCAATTCTTGTTTCACCCGGTCTGGTTGTGCGCCTTCTTTATCAATTTTGTTGATAGCGACTACAATTGGCACTTCGGCGGCTTGGGCGTGGCTGATGGCTTCAATTGTTTGGGGACGCACACCATCATCGGCTGCTACTACCAAAATGGCGATATCTGTCACCCTCGCGCCTCTAGCCCGCATTGCGGTGAAGGCTTCGTGACCCGGAGTATCCAAGAAGACAATCTGATGCAGCTTGTTGTCATGTTCGATGTCCACATGGTATGCACCGATGTGTTGGGTAATACCCCCAGCTTCTCCAGCCGCGACTTTGGTTTTGCGAATCGAGTCGAGTAGGGTGGTTTTACCGTGGTCTACGTGACCCATAATGGTGACAACTGGCGGACGACGAATCAGATATTCTAAATCTGCTACGTCGATCATTTCTGTGACTTTCCGCGCTTCTGCTTCTGGTTCGGCGGTTTCGACTTCTACTTCTAACTCTTTACCTACTAAGGTGATGGTTGGGATATCCAAATTTTGGGTGATACTCACCGCCATACCTTTGAGGAACAGGATTTTCACAATCTCTGTATCTGCAACTACCAATTCGTTGGCGAGTTCCTGCACAGTCATCGGGCCTGTGACCACGATTTTGGCTGGGCGATCGCGTTTTGGCTCTGCTTCTTGACGACGGTTCTGTTCACCGCGATTTGAGGTAGTTCTCTTGCCCCTAACAGTTGGGGTAGCCACGGATGTGGGTGCTGTTTGGGCTGGTCGCGCTGCTTTTGGTTTTGGCGGACGAGCGATCGAAAGAGTTGCCTGGATGGTAGCCGGGATGTCTAGACCTTCTTCTAGCAAATCATCATCTTCAAAGTCATCTTCCAGAATTGGTTTGACCCGCTTGCCTTTGGGGGCACCTTTGCCGGATTTCTCTTTAACTTCGTCGATGATTTCTTCTTCTTGCCATTTTTTACCACCTTTGGCTAAACGAGGTGGTGTGGGTCGTTTTAAGTCTAAGAGTTCTGGAACGACGGCATCATCATCCACTGAGACTTTGCCTGTGGCTGCACCTGTAGGTCTGCTAGGCGGAGTTGCCAAGGGTACAGTCGCCGCCGATTCTGATTGACGCACTGGCCTTTGGGGACGTGGTACATCTCCTGAACCGGGAGCCGAGTTCCGATTTGTTCGCGGTTCGGCTTTGACAGGCCCTGAGTTTTGGCGACTTTGCTTGGGTGCTGGGGATGAGTCTGAGTGAGACTGAGATGGTTTGCCAGCCTTAGTTGGTTTATTGTTGCTAGTTTGGTCGCGATCGCGCTTCAGTATCGGTTTTTCTGCCGTACTTGACCCACCAACTGCGGGTTTTTCCGCTTCTGGTCTTGCAGGTGGCGCAGATAATTGCGGTTTTTGCGGTTTTTCTGGCCTGGACTTATGCGAAGGCGCTCTTTCTGGCTTTTCTGCTGCTGTGTTTTCTGCTAAGGGCGTATTTGCTTTTTGGGGTGCATCTGTAACAGCAGGTGCCTGTGAGTTCTCAGATTGATTCCGGGGTACAGGTCTGGTTGGTGCCGTCGGCTTCATGGATGAGACTGGTGTAGCGAAGGGCCGTGGAGGTGCTGGAGAATTGACTTCAGAAGAAGCTGATTGATTCTGATTAGCTACTGATGCCTCTGGGGCATTGGTGTTAGGATTTCTCAATATTTTGGGTTTACGAATTTCCAAAATTTGTTGTTTGTGTGGTGGTGGTGCAGGTCGGCTATGAGAGCCAGGTTGATGTGAATTTGGTTTTGGGGGGTGTGTTCCTATTTCTCTTTTAGGTGTTCCATTCGTTACTGCCAATTTTTCGGCAGCCGTCCGGATTCGTTCTGCCTCTGATTCTGAAATTGTGCTGCTATGGCTTTTGACCGCAATATTGAGCTGGTCGCAAATTGCTAATAGCTCTTTGTTATCCAAATTCAATTCCTTTGATAATTCATAAA from Aulosira sp. FACHB-615 carries:
- a CDS encoding DUF3352 domain-containing protein, whose product is MALPIVSVPVKKKQKPSLALTLSATGLLIIGGGVAYRLFSQGHFSGNLLVGANIIPNDALFAASVTTDPKQWQKLQEFGTKESQAQLNQTLMQLRDRFLTNNGFNFEQDIQPWVDKEVTLAILAPETNQSKPVATDSLTPDSQQSMVMVLPVKNSDLAQKILAQPKALKTGKWIDRTYQGVPIKQSEGEFGTNLSATLLDKRFLVITDNPKATERAIDAYKHQTSLATVGSFAENFPKISESNSFAQFYINVPNAAKIATKAPNRRLPAQVLAQLQNNQGLAGAISLESDGIRLKGVSWLNPQSQRLLSVDNSAGNMQQRMPAETLMMLSGSNLQRLWGDYILTSQGNPLSPVSPEQLRSGVKSLTSLDLERDLLSWMKGEFAVSLIPNVQNNGAPGDFRAGLVFMVKASDRKLAEASLQKLDDIIKTQYQFQIQPGTVAGQPVVNWIGPFGTLTASHGWLDQDTAFMVLGAPVTDKIVPKPTSTLASNLAYQQTVPTELNPTNSAFFIDVERMVNNFTLNTLFPKQRTFLEATRSIGATTSVSDSRSTRYDIFLSLKKSTNAATVPNSENHPNISSSKP
- a CDS encoding low-complexity tail membrane protein, whose amino-acid sequence is MSSFRSDPILWIHIAGLATLPFFLVLCLLSLAIGEPLFPVWGEILLVATVGVTPLLWMQLRRPFYIYSLLGIALKPENLTEQQRKILCLINTKLNRVLSLVSAIILTVILWQLYKVVPQMQHLVSFLPQWHSLGLLLAAVAFLASNLFLQVPVSVARILVTNDTEFAAIEPLSLENIKHDFTILGVQVNQILPRLFQSFIGSNRNSQQP
- the infB gene encoding translation initiation factor IF-2, translated to MNNGKVRIYELSKELNLDNKELLAICDQLNIAVKSHSSTISESEAERIRTAAEKLAVTNGTPKREIGTHPPKPNSHQPGSHSRPAPPPHKQQILEIRKPKILRNPNTNAPEASVANQNQSASSEVNSPAPPRPFATPVSSMKPTAPTRPVPRNQSENSQAPAVTDAPQKANTPLAENTAAEKPERAPSHKSRPEKPQKPQLSAPPARPEAEKPAVGGSSTAEKPILKRDRDQTSNNKPTKAGKPSQSHSDSSPAPKQSRQNSGPVKAEPRTNRNSAPGSGDVPRPQRPVRQSESAATVPLATPPSRPTGAATGKVSVDDDAVVPELLDLKRPTPPRLAKGGKKWQEEEIIDEVKEKSGKGAPKGKRVKPILEDDFEDDDLLEEGLDIPATIQATLSIARPPKPKAARPAQTAPTSVATPTVRGKRTTSNRGEQNRRQEAEPKRDRPAKIVVTGPMTVQELANELVVADTEIVKILFLKGMAVSITQNLDIPTITLVGKELEVEVETAEPEAEARKVTEMIDVADLEYLIRRPPVVTIMGHVDHGKTTLLDSIRKTKVAAGEAGGITQHIGAYHVDIEHDNKLHQIVFLDTPGHEAFTAMRARGARVTDIAILVVAADDGVRPQTIEAISHAQAAEVPIVVAINKIDKEGAQPDRVKQELTQYGLTPEEWGGETIMVPVSAIKGENLDTLLEMILLVAEVEELSANPDRLAKGTVIEAHLDKAKGAVATLLIQNGSLHVGDMLVAGSAFGKVRAMVDDRGRRVEAATPSFAVEVLGLSDVPAAGDDFEVFENEKEARSIAGDRADKQRLSRLLQGRVTLTTLSAQAQEGELKELNLILKGDVQGSVEAIIGSLKQIPQNEVQIRMLLASAGEITQTDIDLAAASNAVIIGFNTTYASGARQAADEAGVDVREYNIIYKLLEDIQGALEGLLEPELVEEALGQCEVRAVFPVGKGAVAGCYVQSGKLVRNCKLRVRRGGKVVYEGVLDSLKRIKDDVREVNAGYECGINVDKFHDWVEGDIIEAYQMVTKRRTLTLTR